A region of Selenomonadales bacterium 4137-cl DNA encodes the following proteins:
- a CDS encoding tail protein X, with translation MSSSYTTKQGDMWDTIAYNQYGSEYKMQDLIAANPQHAATVIFPAGVVLTIPDKTATTATNLPPWKKAST, from the coding sequence TTGAGTAGCTCGTACACGACCAAGCAGGGCGACATGTGGGATACGATCGCATATAACCAATACGGTTCCGAGTACAAAATGCAGGATCTCATCGCCGCCAATCCCCAGCACGCCGCCACTGTGATATTCCCCGCCGGCGTGGTGCTCACCATACCGGATAAGACGGCCACAACTGCCACCAACCTGCCGCCCTGGAAGAAGGCGAGCACATGA
- a CDS encoding phage tail tape measure protein has protein sequence MASKVHEIVFAMAGKLSGSFSGTFSSASQKLADLQMRSRALKVSLRELDAAQRKGKISVLEYAASYEKLTVQLHKVEQLQGKVNRLTKMQNTAGAVADRARSGMMKSAAAGAALAVPAAAAISFDTEMAYVAKQVDNARDDTGKLTEIGLKAKEDILAISRDLKTLPDEIAKAYALSARSGVKGAENLRKMTEMGVMMGKAFEMPADQVSTDMAKIGNALGYDLETAEGIAKLEALADKINYVDDQTLAAGPDLIDFMTRTGKLVKGLAPTMSEGMTVGLGAGMLAAGERAEVAGTAVNAMLTRFAAAPTQAKGFQEALAQIGLTAEELQGSMIKNADGAILDLFNRINQLDQAAKNNVMAELIGQNHIDTISLLTGNYDKFLDAVKKANSEAAKGSVRKEFAILSQTAKAQLEGTQAALARTMGAFGEGLLPDINEKAQGLAAFAESVGKFARAHPQLTSAVMTGAAGLTVFALAASSVTWVVSSAVGPFIRFHKWMVIGADGVSKYAKVASLLKGVWSGLGSLLSGLSGLAMRFFTVLLTNPLGWFVLAIVGVGVALYALYQNFESVRNAIDGAWQKFKETFPNAAAFLQSIGDKVAWLADKFKNLIGVQRESAGMGGLRAAEAVVPHALGGIFNRPHVGLIAEAGVPEAAIPLDGSARSVSLWEKAGQMLGVGGGGLVINATFAPVINGGGPQAMDELQRAQDNFIAQMKEAFWQQGRVALE, from the coding sequence TTGGCCAGCAAAGTTCATGAAATAGTATTCGCCATGGCGGGGAAACTCAGCGGATCGTTCAGCGGGACGTTTTCCTCCGCGTCCCAAAAACTTGCGGACCTTCAGATGCGCTCCAGGGCTCTAAAGGTATCGCTGCGCGAGCTGGACGCCGCGCAGCGAAAGGGTAAAATCTCCGTTCTGGAGTACGCAGCCAGCTATGAAAAACTTACTGTCCAACTCCACAAGGTCGAACAGCTGCAAGGCAAAGTGAACCGCCTAACCAAAATGCAGAACACGGCAGGAGCTGTGGCTGATCGGGCCAGGTCCGGCATGATGAAATCGGCCGCAGCCGGTGCCGCCCTCGCGGTTCCTGCCGCTGCGGCCATTTCTTTTGACACGGAGATGGCCTACGTTGCCAAACAGGTCGACAACGCCAGGGATGACACCGGTAAGCTGACGGAAATCGGCTTAAAGGCGAAGGAAGATATCCTGGCGATATCGCGAGACTTAAAAACCTTACCCGATGAGATTGCAAAGGCTTATGCTCTTTCGGCGAGGTCCGGCGTTAAGGGGGCCGAGAACCTGCGCAAAATGACGGAAATGGGCGTGATGATGGGTAAGGCCTTTGAGATGCCGGCTGACCAGGTGTCCACCGATATGGCGAAGATTGGCAACGCCCTCGGCTATGACCTGGAGACGGCCGAGGGCATCGCCAAGCTAGAAGCCTTGGCCGACAAAATCAACTACGTCGATGATCAGACGCTGGCGGCCGGTCCCGATCTGATAGATTTCATGACGAGAACAGGGAAACTCGTTAAGGGGCTTGCGCCTACGATGAGCGAGGGCATGACCGTTGGCCTGGGGGCGGGCATGCTGGCCGCAGGCGAGCGGGCGGAGGTAGCCGGGACGGCCGTAAACGCGATGCTTACAAGGTTCGCCGCCGCGCCGACGCAGGCGAAAGGTTTTCAGGAAGCGCTTGCGCAGATCGGGTTGACTGCGGAAGAGCTGCAGGGAAGCATGATAAAGAACGCTGACGGCGCTATTCTCGACCTGTTTAACCGTATCAACCAACTCGACCAGGCCGCGAAAAACAACGTCATGGCTGAATTGATAGGTCAGAACCACATCGATACCATATCACTTTTAACGGGGAACTACGACAAATTCCTAGACGCCGTTAAAAAGGCGAATTCCGAAGCTGCCAAAGGCTCAGTAAGGAAAGAGTTCGCCATATTATCCCAGACCGCGAAAGCTCAACTGGAAGGTACACAGGCTGCATTGGCTCGAACGATGGGAGCCTTCGGAGAGGGTCTACTCCCTGACATCAACGAGAAAGCACAGGGGCTAGCTGCCTTCGCCGAGTCAGTCGGGAAATTCGCCCGTGCGCATCCGCAACTGACGAGCGCTGTAATGACCGGAGCTGCCGGGCTGACTGTGTTTGCACTGGCGGCATCAAGCGTTACCTGGGTAGTAAGCTCCGCGGTAGGTCCCTTTATTAGATTTCATAAGTGGATGGTTATCGGAGCTGATGGCGTAAGTAAATACGCCAAGGTAGCAAGTTTGTTGAAAGGTGTATGGTCTGGGCTGGGCTCTTTGTTGTCAGGGCTGTCAGGCCTGGCAATGAGATTTTTCACCGTGTTGCTCACTAATCCGCTGGGATGGTTTGTATTAGCGATTGTCGGTGTGGGTGTTGCATTGTACGCCTTATATCAAAACTTCGAAAGCGTACGAAACGCAATCGACGGAGCCTGGCAGAAGTTTAAGGAGACCTTCCCGAATGCCGCGGCCTTCCTGCAGTCGATCGGAGACAAGGTCGCCTGGTTGGCTGATAAGTTTAAAAACCTGATAGGCGTGCAAAGAGAATCCGCCGGGATGGGCGGGTTGAGAGCAGCGGAAGCCGTCGTCCCACACGCCCTCGGCGGCATCTTCAACCGGCCGCACGTCGGCCTGATCGCGGAGGCCGGAGTCCCAGAGGCTGCCATACCGCTCGACGGCTCGGCCAGATCAGTGTCGCTCTGGGAGAAAGCCGGTCAGATGCTCGGCGTCGGAGGCGGAGGCCTGGTCATCAATGCCACGTTTGCGCCGGTCATCAACGGCGGCGGTCCGCAGGCCATGGATGAGCTCCAGCGGGCTCAGGACAACTTCATCGCCCAAATGAAGGAAGCATTCTGGCAGCAGGGGAGGGTGGCTCTTGAGTAG
- a CDS encoding phage tail assembly protein: MIYKLQKPHTAEGKEYTELNLDLEKLSGRDLVNAAREARLLGDASQVPETSHTYLAVVAAKAASVNVDVILSLPAKDFTAVKSLVQDFLL, encoded by the coding sequence GTGATTTACAAACTGCAAAAGCCGCATACGGCGGAAGGCAAGGAGTACACCGAACTAAACCTCGATCTCGAAAAATTGAGCGGCCGCGATCTCGTAAATGCTGCCCGTGAGGCGCGACTGCTGGGCGACGCCAGCCAGGTGCCGGAAACCTCCCATACCTACCTGGCCGTCGTAGCCGCAAAAGCCGCCAGCGTCAACGTGGATGTCATCCTGAGCCTGCCCGCGAAGGACTTCACGGCTGTGAAGTCGCTGGTGCAGGATTTTTTACTCTAA
- a CDS encoding Rha family transcriptional regulator, giving the protein MKLPISEKALGVIAVDGVPVVSSRDVADIFEKRHDNVLRDIQGILLGLLKIEESDLGRLNFKESFYKNEQNKKQPEYLLTRDGFTLLAMGFTGAKAMRFKVAYINRFNEMEQFIRSRYIARLEYPELTNMIKIVFDNPEWHYYSNEADMINRIVLGMSSKEFREANDIPKDASIRDYMSPRQAELIQKLQNFDIGLVATIPEFQERKKVLRAYCEKLHVVPKLTA; this is encoded by the coding sequence TTGAAGCTGCCAATTAGCGAAAAGGCGCTCGGAGTAATTGCTGTGGATGGAGTTCCTGTTGTTAGCAGCCGGGATGTGGCCGACATATTTGAAAAACGGCATGACAACGTACTAAGAGACATACAGGGAATATTGTTAGGACTCCTCAAAATTGAGGAGTCCGACCTTGGGCGTTTAAACTTTAAAGAATCGTTCTATAAGAACGAACAGAACAAAAAACAACCCGAATATCTCCTTACGCGCGACGGTTTTACGCTCCTCGCTATGGGTTTCACGGGCGCAAAGGCAATGCGTTTTAAGGTGGCCTACATCAATCGCTTCAACGAAATGGAGCAGTTTATCCGCTCACGCTATATCGCAAGGCTGGAATATCCCGAACTAACCAATATGATCAAGATTGTTTTCGATAACCCGGAATGGCATTATTACAGCAACGAGGCCGACATGATTAACCGGATTGTACTCGGTATGAGTTCAAAGGAGTTCCGGGAAGCCAATGATATCCCTAAAGATGCATCGATTCGTGATTACATGTCGCCCCGCCAAGCTGAACTGATTCAGAAACTGCAAAACTTCGATATTGGACTGGTGGCGACGATACCGGAATTTCAAGAGCGGAAGAAGGTGCTACGGGCATATTGCGAAAAGCTGCATGTTGTACCAAAATTAACAGCTTGA
- a CDS encoding helix-turn-helix domain-containing protein: MDGYLTSDELAERLKVTRKTIDRWRKDGLPYIKVGRLVRFEWSKVESWIMSRNQK; the protein is encoded by the coding sequence GTGGATGGTTATCTGACCTCCGACGAACTGGCCGAACGATTAAAAGTAACCCGAAAAACAATTGACAGATGGCGAAAAGATGGGTTGCCTTATATCAAGGTCGGTCGATTGGTTCGTTTTGAGTGGTCTAAGGTCGAATCGTGGATAATGTCTCGCAACCAAAAGTAA
- a CDS encoding phage major tail tube protein: MAKTVNMIPERIVDYRVYKAGTDLIGTADVELPKVQYITEALKGAGILGEIETPTIGQTKSLRTKINFRTITAGQFSLMDCVGHDMEFRSAVQKYDNSSGARGIDSARYVIRGFPTEGDFGKLEQGGANSNSIELECVYFKVVINDTTVLEIDKLNYVFSVNGTDILADVKTALGIV, encoded by the coding sequence ATGGCCAAAACCGTTAATATGATCCCGGAACGGATTGTCGATTACCGGGTGTACAAAGCCGGCACCGACCTCATTGGGACCGCCGACGTGGAGCTGCCGAAGGTGCAGTATATAACTGAAGCCCTCAAAGGAGCCGGCATCCTGGGTGAGATCGAGACGCCGACGATCGGTCAGACGAAAAGCCTTAGGACCAAGATCAACTTCAGGACGATCACTGCCGGCCAGTTCAGTTTGATGGACTGTGTCGGCCACGACATGGAGTTCCGCTCTGCCGTCCAGAAGTACGACAACAGCAGCGGCGCGCGCGGTATAGATTCGGCCCGGTACGTCATTCGGGGCTTCCCGACCGAAGGCGACTTCGGCAAGCTGGAGCAGGGCGGAGCTAACTCCAATTCCATAGAGCTGGAGTGCGTATACTTCAAGGTCGTCATCAACGATACCACGGTGCTGGAGATCGACAAGCTCAACTACGTTTTCTCGGTCAACGGCACCGATATTCTGGCCGACGTCAAAACGGCGTTGGGGATCGTTTAG
- a CDS encoding phage tail sheath family protein, protein MAYKHGVYISEVATSVTAPVQVDAGLPVFVGRAPVNLAANPAAYVNKPLLAFTYAEAVAALGYSDDFDSYELCEAMYVMFKLFGVGPVVLINVLDPAEHKETVTNAAVALSAGQKTLPDLGILLSTLVVKLTEAGQPLVKDTDYTAAFDSDGKVLITRIADGAITTDTTSLVVTYDKLNPAGVVAADIIGGTDATTGAVTGIELIDQVFPKFGLVPGLLASPGWSDQSGVAAVMKSKVQNINSLFKAVAVCDINCTSSGADLYTEAYEWKTTNNYTSEFQIDCWPMVALDGKKFRLSTQLVGLMCYVDSQNGDIPYVSPSNHSLQMDSAITAAGDEVTLGPDQAAYLNGKGIVTAVNIMGGWKAWGNNTGIYPTSSDPKDRWIPVRRMFNWIGNTIITTYWQKVDNPMNKRLIRTVVDSMNIWLNGLTAREALLGGRVEFLESENPVTDLMNGIVRFHVYLGGVVPAEDMEFVLEFDTRYFAALFE, encoded by the coding sequence TTGGCCTATAAACACGGCGTCTATATTTCCGAAGTCGCAACCTCGGTGACCGCACCGGTGCAGGTCGACGCGGGCCTGCCGGTATTCGTCGGCCGCGCGCCGGTCAACCTGGCCGCCAACCCGGCGGCATACGTCAACAAGCCGCTGCTGGCATTCACCTACGCCGAGGCCGTCGCGGCCCTGGGCTACAGCGACGACTTCGACAGCTACGAGCTCTGCGAAGCCATGTATGTTATGTTCAAACTGTTCGGCGTCGGGCCGGTGGTGCTCATCAACGTGCTCGATCCGGCCGAACACAAAGAAACCGTTACCAACGCCGCTGTCGCACTGTCGGCCGGGCAGAAAACGCTGCCTGATCTCGGCATCCTGCTCAGCACTCTGGTCGTCAAGCTCACCGAAGCCGGTCAGCCGCTCGTCAAGGACACCGACTATACCGCGGCCTTCGACAGTGACGGCAAAGTGCTCATAACCCGCATTGCCGACGGCGCCATCACCACCGATACCACGTCGCTGGTCGTCACCTACGATAAGCTCAACCCGGCCGGCGTCGTCGCGGCTGACATTATCGGCGGCACCGATGCGACCACCGGGGCCGTCACCGGCATCGAACTCATCGACCAGGTGTTCCCGAAATTCGGCCTGGTGCCTGGCCTGCTGGCCTCGCCCGGGTGGAGCGATCAGTCAGGTGTCGCCGCGGTCATGAAGAGCAAAGTTCAAAACATCAACAGCCTGTTCAAGGCGGTGGCGGTCTGCGATATCAACTGCACCAGCAGCGGCGCTGACCTGTACACCGAGGCTTACGAGTGGAAAACGACCAACAACTACACCAGCGAGTTTCAGATCGACTGCTGGCCTATGGTCGCCCTCGACGGCAAGAAGTTCCGTCTTAGCACCCAATTGGTCGGCCTGATGTGCTACGTCGACAGCCAGAACGGCGACATCCCGTACGTCAGCCCCAGCAACCATTCGCTGCAGATGGACAGCGCGATCACCGCCGCCGGCGACGAGGTCACCCTAGGGCCCGACCAGGCAGCCTACCTTAATGGTAAAGGCATCGTCACCGCCGTCAATATTATGGGCGGGTGGAAAGCCTGGGGCAATAACACCGGCATCTACCCGACGTCGAGCGATCCGAAGGACCGCTGGATTCCGGTGCGGCGCATGTTCAACTGGATCGGCAATACCATCATCACGACCTACTGGCAGAAGGTTGATAATCCGATGAACAAGCGCCTCATCAGAACCGTCGTCGACAGCATGAACATCTGGCTCAACGGCCTCACTGCTCGGGAGGCACTGCTGGGCGGGCGGGTCGAATTCCTCGAATCCGAGAATCCGGTCACCGACTTGATGAATGGCATCGTCAGGTTCCATGTCTATCTGGGCGGCGTGGTGCCGGCCGAAGACATGGAATTCGTCCTGGAGTTCGACACCAGGTATTTCGCGGCCCTATTTGAGTAA
- a CDS encoding phage tail protein, translating to MIEFTSDQIARAERLLGNIKGALPAVQARAINRSLGSARAEAVRAVRAEYTVSAEAVRKTIATKNATPSMPLGIIIATGTPIAMSKFDVSPTRPDPKAKRSVTVRVKKGSGRKTVKSAFLARMGSGHVGVFKRAGKKRLPIEQRFGPSVPQMLGSDNVTRQIEQKARETLDARLDHEIGRILERGTVR from the coding sequence ATGATCGAATTCACCTCTGACCAGATCGCCCGAGCCGAGCGTCTGCTGGGCAACATCAAGGGAGCTCTTCCAGCCGTCCAGGCCAGGGCCATCAATCGCAGCCTCGGCTCCGCCAGGGCGGAAGCCGTACGCGCCGTCCGGGCCGAGTACACGGTCAGCGCGGAGGCGGTGCGCAAGACGATCGCCACCAAAAACGCAACGCCATCGATGCCTCTCGGCATAATCATTGCAACCGGCACGCCTATTGCCATGTCGAAGTTCGACGTCAGCCCGACGCGCCCAGATCCCAAGGCGAAGCGGTCGGTCACTGTGCGCGTCAAAAAAGGCAGTGGCCGCAAAACGGTAAAGAGCGCGTTCCTCGCTCGCATGGGTAGCGGCCATGTCGGCGTGTTCAAACGGGCGGGCAAAAAGCGGCTGCCGATCGAGCAGCGTTTCGGGCCCAGCGTTCCGCAGATGCTCGGCTCCGACAACGTAACCCGGCAGATCGAGCAAAAGGCGCGGGAGACTTTGGATGCCAGGCTTGACCATGAAATCGGCCGCATCCTGGAGAGGGGGACTGTCCGGTGA
- a CDS encoding major capsid protein, giving the protein MSVDMNQTRILLEAIERSYQPTTLLLSTFFPNPRTFVTEEVDIEYKKGNRAMAPFVAPASSGVNMARVGSTMKSYKPPKMMPKRPISVENLNKRGFGEELYSTRTPAQREAELRANDMAELSDMNTRRGEWMAAQLLTLGTFTAKGYSDDGVTYVEDTFTLDWTQKDTLTGSDTWDNAGADIYGDMTFMSRTVSTAAGMVPTIAVCSFATGDYILKNTAIKEYLLRPKENLSLMSIAPRIQSPEVIRIGIIESLNLEMFAYNGLYLDDDGTNKQYIPDDYFIMGIPGRGRQLYGAITQMDNDEVFRTYEGRNVPKVWSEKGKDVRQIRMASAMVPLPEDVNDWYTLKVK; this is encoded by the coding sequence ATGAGTGTTGACATGAACCAGACCCGCATCCTGCTGGAAGCAATCGAGCGGTCCTATCAGCCGACGACTCTTCTTCTCAGCACGTTTTTCCCGAACCCCCGAACCTTTGTCACCGAAGAAGTTGACATCGAGTACAAGAAAGGCAACCGTGCCATGGCACCCTTTGTTGCTCCTGCCAGCAGCGGCGTTAACATGGCACGTGTCGGCTCGACGATGAAATCCTACAAGCCGCCCAAGATGATGCCCAAGCGGCCGATTTCGGTCGAGAACCTCAATAAGCGCGGCTTCGGCGAGGAGCTTTACAGCACCCGCACCCCGGCGCAGCGCGAGGCGGAACTGCGCGCCAACGATATGGCCGAGCTTTCCGACATGAACACCCGCCGCGGCGAGTGGATGGCGGCCCAACTGCTGACCCTCGGCACCTTCACCGCAAAAGGGTATTCCGACGACGGCGTGACCTACGTCGAGGATACCTTTACTCTGGACTGGACCCAGAAGGACACCCTGACCGGTAGCGACACCTGGGACAATGCCGGCGCCGACATTTACGGCGATATGACCTTCATGAGCCGCACGGTGTCAACTGCCGCCGGCATGGTTCCCACTATCGCTGTCTGCAGCTTTGCGACCGGCGACTATATCCTGAAAAACACCGCAATCAAAGAATACCTGCTGCGGCCGAAAGAGAACCTCTCCTTGATGTCTATCGCGCCGCGGATCCAGTCGCCCGAAGTAATCCGGATCGGGATTATCGAAAGCCTGAACCTCGAGATGTTCGCCTACAACGGGCTCTATCTCGACGACGACGGCACGAACAAGCAGTACATCCCTGACGATTACTTCATCATGGGCATCCCCGGACGTGGCCGGCAGCTCTACGGCGCCATCACCCAGATGGACAACGACGAAGTGTTCCGCACCTACGAAGGCCGCAATGTGCCGAAAGTGTGGAGCGAAAAGGGCAAGGACGTCCGCCAAATCCGAATGGCCAGCGCGATGGTCCCGCTTCCCGAAGACGTCAACGACTGGTACACCCTGAAGGTGAAATAG
- a CDS encoding head decoration protein has protein sequence MAELVKTLNTFAHDALIGGTEIPLLTKAVTLAAGSGTVARGTVLGKITIGAASVAVAGAGEAGANTGNGTLTIDATTPVLAGAKPGVYQVKIVSAAVADPAAAAMAHVFDPDGDLIDIIEAATTPGTTFSKQIKFVIVDGSTAFVAGDGFTVTLAAGSGKHKTVDSTAVDGSAVADCIAVQTVVVPADADAKGEAYTQGIFNGDHLIFGGSDTMATHADRLRELNIIVTNEQ, from the coding sequence ATGGCCGAGCTCGTGAAAACTCTTAACACCTTTGCGCATGACGCTCTCATCGGCGGCACGGAGATCCCGCTTCTGACAAAAGCTGTCACGCTCGCCGCAGGCAGCGGTACGGTCGCCCGGGGAACTGTTTTGGGCAAGATTACCATCGGCGCTGCCTCCGTGGCGGTCGCCGGCGCCGGCGAGGCTGGAGCCAACACAGGCAACGGCACTCTGACCATAGACGCGACCACCCCGGTCCTGGCTGGGGCAAAGCCGGGTGTATATCAGGTCAAGATCGTTTCGGCCGCCGTTGCTGATCCTGCCGCGGCCGCCATGGCTCATGTTTTTGACCCCGATGGCGATCTCATCGACATCATCGAAGCGGCGACCACGCCCGGCACCACTTTCTCCAAACAGATCAAATTCGTTATCGTGGACGGGTCTACGGCATTCGTTGCCGGCGACGGCTTTACGGTCACCCTGGCGGCAGGCTCCGGCAAGCATAAAACTGTCGACAGCACCGCCGTCGATGGCAGCGCAGTAGCCGACTGCATCGCAGTTCAGACCGTCGTCGTCCCTGCCGACGCCGACGCCAAGGGCGAGGCCTATACTCAGGGGATATTCAACGGCGATCACCTGATCTTCGGCGGCTCCGACACGATGGCTACCCATGCCGACCGCCTGCGTGAGCTCAATATCATCGTCACGAACGAACAATAA
- a CDS encoding Clp protease ClpP, which produces MSKFWSFIKNAAKPDEVELRIDGDIVDDDLVWIYEWFGMQAAAPNAFREELSQYVGQNITVWIDSYGGSVFAATGICNALLNHKETGATVTTIGDGKVMSAAVTIFLSGDKRKASPGCMFMTHNPLTYASGYASDLRKAADVLDVVKETIVNVYQMATGLSRNKISAMMDAETYMDANTAIKNRIATEMLYASKAGQGNSSESVMNFAFSRLDIQNAANDSMRKFYEVAKKIEGIQPAPLPVADQQKESILAEAKKLVTAAWQSLSSQNHAKEEPELEIKNVNDLMKAHPELVAQITNQAGKDAVAAERVRITALDALDDGKNPTVTALVADAKATGKTADDIKNAVEIVKSTAPAPAPAAENKGEGWLKRLAADTTNSGVDNIGTDGAGGTADAQEEAQAVNFMADIINKKTGGKK; this is translated from the coding sequence ATGAGTAAATTCTGGAGTTTCATCAAGAACGCGGCAAAGCCCGACGAGGTCGAGCTCAGGATCGACGGCGATATTGTCGACGATGATCTGGTCTGGATTTATGAGTGGTTTGGAATGCAGGCAGCCGCGCCTAATGCGTTTCGGGAGGAATTATCTCAGTATGTCGGCCAGAACATTACCGTCTGGATCGACAGCTACGGCGGCAGCGTATTCGCTGCGACCGGCATATGCAACGCTCTCCTGAACCATAAGGAAACCGGCGCCACTGTAACCACAATCGGCGACGGCAAGGTAATGAGTGCTGCGGTGACAATCTTCTTGTCCGGGGATAAACGAAAAGCGAGCCCCGGGTGTATGTTCATGACCCACAACCCCCTGACTTATGCAAGCGGCTACGCTTCGGATCTCCGAAAGGCCGCCGATGTCCTGGATGTCGTGAAGGAGACAATCGTAAACGTATACCAGATGGCCACCGGCCTGAGCCGGAACAAGATATCGGCTATGATGGATGCTGAAACCTACATGGACGCGAATACGGCCATCAAAAACAGGATTGCCACCGAGATGCTTTATGCCTCGAAAGCCGGGCAAGGTAATTCGTCTGAATCAGTAATGAACTTCGCCTTCAGCCGGCTGGATATCCAAAACGCGGCCAACGATTCGATGCGGAAATTTTACGAAGTCGCAAAAAAAATCGAGGGAATTCAGCCAGCGCCGCTCCCGGTCGCCGACCAGCAAAAAGAATCCATTCTGGCCGAAGCCAAAAAACTCGTTACTGCCGCGTGGCAGTCGTTGTCGTCTCAAAATCATGCGAAGGAGGAACCCGAATTGGAAATCAAAAACGTCAATGACCTTATGAAAGCACATCCCGAACTGGTCGCTCAGATCACGAATCAGGCGGGGAAGGACGCAGTGGCGGCCGAAAGGGTCCGAATCACCGCCCTGGACGCCCTCGATGACGGGAAAAACCCGACCGTGACGGCGCTCGTCGCCGACGCCAAGGCCACCGGTAAGACGGCCGACGACATCAAAAATGCCGTTGAGATCGTCAAAAGCACTGCCCCGGCCCCCGCGCCGGCCGCCGAGAACAAAGGCGAAGGCTGGCTGAAACGACTGGCGGCCGACACCACCAATTCTGGCGTGGACAATATCGGCACCGACGGCGCCGGCGGCACGGCTGACGCCCAGGAAGAAGCCCAGGCGGTCAACTTCATGGCCGACATCATCAACAAGAAGACTGGAGGTAAGAAATAA